The Lewinellaceae bacterium genome has a segment encoding these proteins:
- a CDS encoding CotH kinase family protein, translating into MKGITFFTFVLLLCNTALWSQGDAIQQLEDPIEINFSAEGGFYRDEVELEISAPGSSVYYTLDGSRPSLSSKFYTKPILIRETTVVRVLAYRHKSRSREVGQTYFINEPETDFPVVSIGVTPFVLFDPVNGLFMKGSHAVDSLWTKPGANFWSRKEVRVHIDIFENDGTNVYSNLSGLRLFGGMSRLFPQKSLAIVARQRYGQNSIDYPIFGKGEPKKFKYLVLRNSGSDSRKSLFRDGLMTGLVEDWDIETQAYRPAHVYINGFYWGIYNIREKINRYFIESHSEADKDSIDMMEHRFISDLGNKEHYGNLLNFLQEKDLSVPENYQWVQTQMEVDNFIDYQIAQIYFDNQDAGGNIKYWRPQTEQGRWRWILYDTDWGFGLYDENAFRNNSLKFHTKPDGPRWPNPPWSTFILRKLLKNPEFERTFVNRFADHLNESFSPGKVGKKINDMYQVLLPEIPRHLNRWNLSLEKWQEEVRIMQTFAAERPSYTRMQLMDYFPTGAIRPFKLKATRGGTIYLNNNISVRQNLFEGSYFEKYPITVRAVADYGYRFVKWEGIDLDEQVRGFELKLKEEAYDLTAVFEKYSHPLAGKVMINEVCPFNKKTGDWIELYNQTDEVISMEGWVLTDSKNEFILPDVNISPNDYLVVCRDSVKFLGTFPTAYNVVSGLNFGINKRMETLGLFSRLGAVVDSVHFEVPPTDSFFTVSLLLPTLDNADFENWEVHYNNGTPNAPNPFYVESRIRQVQTQWMQMGLAAAVVVLCILLLILRAKEIL; encoded by the coding sequence TTGAAAGGAATCACATTTTTTACCTTTGTCCTCTTGCTTTGCAATACTGCCCTTTGGTCACAGGGTGATGCAATTCAACAGTTGGAAGACCCTATTGAAATAAACTTCTCTGCTGAAGGTGGATTTTATCGTGACGAGGTAGAACTGGAAATATCTGCTCCGGGATCCTCTGTTTATTATACACTCGACGGTTCACGCCCATCCTTAAGTTCCAAATTTTACACAAAACCTATCCTGATCAGGGAAACGACGGTGGTTCGCGTTTTGGCCTACAGGCACAAAAGCAGGAGCCGGGAAGTGGGGCAGACCTATTTTATCAATGAACCGGAAACCGACTTCCCTGTCGTTTCCATTGGAGTGACCCCTTTTGTGTTATTCGATCCGGTCAATGGTTTGTTTATGAAAGGTAGCCATGCCGTGGATTCTTTATGGACTAAACCGGGAGCCAATTTCTGGAGCCGCAAGGAAGTGCGCGTACATATAGACATCTTTGAAAATGACGGCACAAATGTGTACAGCAATCTTAGCGGACTGCGTCTTTTTGGCGGGATGAGCCGTTTGTTCCCGCAAAAATCCCTCGCCATCGTAGCACGACAGCGATATGGACAAAACAGCATTGACTACCCGATTTTCGGAAAAGGAGAGCCTAAAAAATTCAAATACCTGGTCTTGCGAAATTCAGGTAGTGACTCCAGGAAATCCCTGTTCAGGGACGGGCTTATGACCGGGCTGGTGGAAGACTGGGATATTGAAACACAGGCCTATCGCCCGGCTCATGTTTATATCAATGGTTTTTATTGGGGAATTTACAACATTCGTGAGAAAATAAACCGATATTTTATTGAAAGCCATTCTGAGGCAGATAAGGATAGCATTGACATGATGGAACACCGTTTCATCAGTGATCTGGGGAATAAAGAACACTATGGCAATTTGTTGAATTTTCTCCAGGAAAAAGATTTGAGCGTTCCTGAAAATTACCAATGGGTGCAAACTCAGATGGAAGTGGATAACTTTATCGATTACCAGATTGCTCAGATCTATTTTGACAACCAGGATGCTGGTGGCAATATCAAATACTGGCGCCCTCAAACAGAACAGGGCCGCTGGCGATGGATACTCTACGATACCGATTGGGGATTCGGATTGTATGATGAGAATGCTTTTCGCAATAATAGTCTGAAGTTTCACACGAAACCCGATGGCCCACGTTGGCCCAACCCCCCATGGAGTACTTTTATTTTAAGAAAGCTGCTGAAAAATCCTGAATTTGAAAGGACTTTTGTCAACCGTTTCGCGGATCATCTCAATGAGTCTTTTTCCCCTGGAAAAGTAGGGAAGAAAATAAACGACATGTACCAGGTATTGCTACCTGAAATCCCGAGGCATCTCAACCGCTGGAACCTTAGCCTTGAAAAATGGCAGGAAGAGGTAAGGATTATGCAAACCTTTGCCGCTGAACGCCCCTCCTATACGCGTATGCAACTCATGGATTATTTTCCAACAGGAGCTATACGTCCCTTTAAACTGAAGGCCACCCGGGGAGGTACCATTTATCTCAACAACAATATCAGCGTCCGGCAAAATTTGTTTGAGGGCAGTTATTTCGAAAAGTATCCGATCACGGTACGGGCCGTTGCAGACTACGGATATCGGTTTGTCAAATGGGAAGGTATTGACCTTGACGAGCAGGTTCGAGGATTTGAGCTGAAACTTAAAGAAGAAGCCTATGATCTGACGGCGGTCTTTGAAAAATATTCCCATCCCCTTGCCGGAAAAGTGATGATCAATGAAGTGTGCCCTTTTAATAAAAAAACCGGAGACTGGATCGAGTTGTACAATCAAACGGATGAGGTGATCAGTATGGAGGGATGGGTGCTAACTGACAGTAAAAATGAATTCATACTGCCCGATGTCAATATTTCTCCCAATGATTACCTCGTAGTGTGCCGGGATTCTGTAAAATTTTTGGGTACTTTCCCTACGGCCTACAATGTGGTCAGCGGCTTGAATTTCGGAATAAACAAAAGAATGGAAACGTTAGGGTTGTTTTCACGTTTGGGAGCGGTGGTCGATAGTGTGCATTTTGAGGTCCCCCCAACAGATTCCTTTTTTACGGTTTCCCTTTTGTTGCCTACGCTTGACAATGCAGATTTTGAAAACTGGGAAGTCCATTACAATAATGGTACGCCTAATGCCCCCAACCCTTTTTACGTCGAAAGCCGCATTCGACAGGTACAGACCCAGTGGATGCAAATGGGGCTTGCCGCAGCGGTTGTAGTACTCTGTATTTTACTTTTAATCCTAAGAGCAAAAGAAATTTTATAG
- a CDS encoding PD40 domain-containing protein, whose product MFNKTLLILLVFFFPFMAFAQIEKTATEMAVDYYQEGEAALLNNNIKQAKRHFEKSLQMNPNIVSAYRGLGICYEIEYRYEEALDAYEKILQSDSLFSRILYYQMGEICYKLGRANQALEYFHQYEKLQNTAFSEFGFNGEKELEFEPEYLRKLPANIKACQISLDSAKFVNITTVLNLGPEINTKAIEYFPFLSNDQRLIFFNRRKNAFSDEDLYYSRLIEDNWTPGSPVQNLNTTGNEGMPSLVRDGRKMYFTACGRQGVLGTCDIWEAEVKGHYIESVDKLSGFANSDKWESEAAVSCDGRTLYFASTRDGGYGGTDLWYSIKQGTGLWSRPINMGPKINTPYDEESPFITNDGKTLYFASTGHPGLGEQDIFVSWYDGKSEEWSVPINIGPPVNSPFRELGFFLSADGRTGYFASDRPGGFGEMDIYKFELNETLFSDPITFVEGFVRDSVSSEPIATTVNIKGRKPIQTKEDGRFFLCVGADELLDFEVSQKDYLPLKAQFAIPEWDNRQFYVVDLLLQPISFFLDPEPVPDPDPDPEPEPTGRREVTYTWTIYFQFDQSQLNPNEMNKVVDFIEDVKNKNIQKVDIIGYADDIGDEFYNLTLSEERAKTVAMILIDNEMIVDKIYLEGKGEIKDGALKIKNRRVDLKVVVWE is encoded by the coding sequence ATGTTCAACAAAACACTATTGATCCTCTTGGTCTTTTTTTTTCCTTTCATGGCTTTCGCACAAATCGAAAAGACAGCCACTGAGATGGCCGTCGATTATTACCAGGAGGGAGAAGCTGCCCTGTTGAACAATAACATCAAACAGGCGAAGCGTCATTTTGAGAAATCCCTCCAAATGAATCCCAATATAGTGTCAGCTTACCGTGGTCTCGGGATTTGTTATGAAATTGAATACCGGTACGAGGAAGCCCTGGATGCCTATGAGAAAATATTGCAATCTGATTCCCTTTTTTCCAGGATTCTTTATTACCAAATGGGGGAGATTTGTTATAAACTCGGTCGCGCAAATCAGGCACTGGAATATTTTCACCAGTATGAAAAGCTTCAAAATACAGCCTTTAGTGAATTTGGTTTCAACGGAGAAAAGGAACTTGAATTTGAGCCGGAATACCTCCGGAAACTGCCGGCAAACATTAAAGCCTGCCAGATCTCTCTCGACTCTGCCAAATTTGTCAATATCACTACTGTTCTCAACCTGGGGCCTGAGATCAACACAAAAGCAATAGAGTATTTCCCTTTTCTTTCCAATGACCAAAGGCTCATCTTTTTTAACCGGAGGAAAAACGCTTTTTCGGATGAAGACCTTTATTACAGCAGGCTGATCGAAGACAACTGGACCCCCGGGAGCCCTGTCCAAAATCTGAATACCACTGGAAACGAAGGGATGCCCAGTCTGGTTCGGGACGGCCGTAAGATGTACTTTACGGCCTGTGGCCGCCAGGGTGTGTTGGGCACATGTGATATTTGGGAAGCCGAGGTCAAGGGGCATTACATTGAATCGGTGGACAAACTGAGCGGGTTTGCCAATTCCGACAAATGGGAATCCGAAGCAGCCGTAAGCTGTGATGGGCGAACCTTGTATTTCGCCAGTACCCGCGATGGGGGTTATGGCGGTACTGATCTTTGGTATAGCATAAAACAGGGCACAGGGTTATGGTCCCGTCCCATCAATATGGGGCCGAAGATCAACACCCCCTATGACGAGGAATCCCCTTTCATTACCAACGATGGCAAAACCCTCTACTTCGCTTCTACAGGACATCCGGGCCTTGGCGAGCAGGATATTTTTGTCAGCTGGTACGATGGAAAGTCTGAAGAGTGGAGCGTTCCCATCAATATTGGCCCTCCCGTAAATTCTCCTTTCAGGGAACTCGGGTTCTTTCTCTCTGCGGACGGCAGAACCGGGTATTTTGCCAGTGATCGTCCTGGCGGATTCGGAGAAATGGATATTTACAAATTCGAACTCAATGAGACCTTATTCAGCGATCCCATCACCTTTGTTGAAGGTTTTGTAAGAGATTCCGTGAGTAGTGAACCCATTGCCACCACCGTAAATATCAAAGGTCGTAAACCGATCCAAACCAAAGAAGACGGCCGTTTTTTTCTTTGTGTCGGTGCGGATGAGCTACTCGACTTTGAGGTTTCCCAGAAAGATTACCTTCCCCTAAAGGCACAATTTGCCATTCCCGAATGGGATAACAGGCAATTTTATGTCGTCGATTTATTATTGCAACCGATCTCCTTTTTCCTGGATCCTGAACCTGTTCCCGACCCTGACCCTGACCCTGAACCCGAACCAACCGGGCGAAGGGAAGTCACCTATACCTGGACCATCTATTTCCAGTTTGACCAGTCGCAGCTCAATCCCAACGAGATGAACAAGGTGGTTGATTTTATCGAAGATGTTAAAAATAAGAACATTCAAAAAGTTGATATCATCGGATATGCAGACGATATCGGTGACGAATTCTACAACCTGACGCTTTCAGAAGAACGTGCCAAAACGGTAGCCATGATTCTCATCGACAATGAAATGATCGTGGATAAGATTTACCTGGAAGGAAAAGGAGAAATCAAAGACGGCGCCCTGAAGATCAAAAACAGAAGGGTGGATCTAAAGGTGGTGGTGTGGGAATGA
- the rbfA gene encoding 30S ribosome-binding factor RbfA: MEKETKRQKQTAELVKRHFSIVLQQEGSYIYGMEPLVTVTSVKMSPDLGLAKIYLSIYNTEDKQAVLLEMEAVSQKLRQSLSQRIKKHVRRIPNISFFIDETVDEMYRVDSLFDKLYEENQMGNDEEDEDESE, translated from the coding sequence ATGGAAAAAGAGACAAAAAGGCAAAAGCAGACAGCTGAATTGGTAAAACGCCATTTCAGTATTGTATTGCAGCAGGAAGGAAGTTACATTTACGGCATGGAACCACTCGTTACGGTCACATCGGTGAAGATGTCTCCGGATCTCGGTTTGGCAAAAATATACCTCAGCATTTACAATACGGAAGACAAACAGGCCGTCCTGCTTGAAATGGAAGCGGTTTCTCAAAAATTGCGGCAAAGTTTATCTCAGCGGATCAAAAAACACGTACGACGGATTCCCAATATTTCTTTTTTTATTGATGAAACAGTGGATGAGATGTATCGGGTAGACAGTCTTTTTGATAAATTGTATGAAGAGAATCAAATGGGAAACGATGAGGAGGATGAGGACGAATCAGAATAA
- a CDS encoding 50S ribosomal protein L25 codes for METVALKGLKRTETGKKATKALRREGLIPCAMYGMGDAKHFAVTIKEVKSLIYTSDFKLADIDIDGTKHRCIVKERHFHPVTDALENIEFIELLDNRKITVQVPVKFQGSAPGVKIGGSLQKNLRRITIKTTPEYLVDELTLDVSKLQIGQSVRVRDIDKLEGIEVVNPSGTPVATIEIPRALRSASAAKDKVGGLVGDEEGEDTAEEGGDEA; via the coding sequence ATGGAAACAGTTGCTTTAAAAGGACTGAAAAGAACAGAAACTGGTAAAAAAGCCACAAAAGCTTTGAGACGTGAAGGGTTAATTCCTTGTGCCATGTATGGCATGGGTGATGCTAAACACTTTGCGGTTACCATTAAAGAAGTAAAATCTTTGATCTATACCTCTGATTTCAAATTGGCTGACATTGATATCGATGGTACCAAGCACAGGTGTATTGTCAAAGAAAGACACTTTCACCCGGTAACGGATGCACTCGAGAATATTGAATTCATCGAATTGCTGGATAATCGGAAAATTACCGTTCAGGTGCCTGTTAAATTTCAGGGTTCGGCTCCCGGTGTGAAAATCGGAGGTTCTTTACAGAAAAACCTGCGTCGGATCACCATTAAAACCACTCCTGAATATTTGGTGGATGAACTGACACTGGATGTTTCTAAATTGCAAATCGGTCAATCCGTTCGTGTGAGGGATATTGATAAGCTCGAAGGAATAGAGGTTGTCAACCCGAGTGGAACGCCCGTAGCTACCATTGAAATACCACGTGCATTGCGTAGTGCTTCAGCTGCAAAAGATAAGGTCGGTGGTCTTGTTGGGGATGAAGAAGGTGAAGACACTGCCGAAGAAGGTGGAGATGAAGCCTAA
- a CDS encoding transketolase: protein MKFSREEILRDYYTCCVSRQVSLLIRKEVLIGRAKFGVYDDGKELLHVAMAKVFEQGDFRADYYRGHTLLIALNLCKIEDIFAQLYADGDNDPFSGGRQMNGHHATPLIDKKGEWLPHKNLYNLSSDISTTAGQMARGFGLAYASKVYKESPLLQQTPFSDQGKEVCFCNIGDGSTSEGPFWEAMNAAGVTQIPLVVSVFDDGYAISVPRSVQTVKDSISRALRGFQKEEGTNGIEIYRVNGWDYIALCKVYQEAVGVSRATHTPALIHVDELTQPQGHSTSGSHERYKSKERLEWEREYDCNLQFRQWIINNEIADEEALFNLENKALKEAKLAKDNAWKAYHEPIKRNREALKVIYTSIAEKYPVQEVQDIRNELETLINPVRVEIVRNIKKMLFLLRKETLDEKDRLVAFLREVDERMARRYHSHLYSETNRSALKVPVVEARYSDESPLLNGYEVLNRFFDKTLQNRKEVYSFGEDVGVIGGVNQGFAGLQEKFGAHRVFDTSIREWTIIGQAIGMAMRGLRPIAEIQYLDYLIYAYSPLSDDLATLRYRTNNIQMAPAIIRTRGHRLEGIWHSGSPMSLLLGGLRGIYILTPRNMVQAAGMYNTMLESDDPAILIECLNGYRLKEKLPDNYDTFTVPLGIPEVLEQGTDVTLVTYGSCVRIAQEAIEMLKKLDISVELIDVQTLLPFDIEHRIVESLKKTNRIVFLDEDVPGGAAAYMMQHVLEEQKGYFHLDAQPRTITAQAHRPAYASDGDYYSKPNPDDVYEVILEMMLEAEPERF from the coding sequence ATTAAATTCAGCCGGGAAGAGATTTTGCGGGATTATTATACCTGTTGCGTCAGCAGGCAGGTGAGCCTGCTTATTCGCAAAGAGGTGCTTATTGGCCGGGCTAAATTCGGCGTTTATGACGATGGAAAGGAATTACTCCATGTGGCAATGGCCAAGGTTTTTGAGCAGGGAGATTTTCGCGCCGACTATTACCGGGGCCATACGCTTTTAATCGCCCTTAACCTGTGCAAAATAGAAGATATTTTTGCCCAGCTTTATGCCGATGGAGATAACGATCCATTTTCCGGAGGCCGGCAGATGAATGGTCATCATGCTACCCCACTCATTGACAAAAAGGGGGAGTGGCTGCCTCATAAAAATTTATACAATCTTTCTTCTGATATTTCCACTACGGCGGGTCAGATGGCTCGTGGTTTTGGCCTGGCCTATGCTTCTAAAGTTTACAAAGAAAGTCCCTTATTGCAACAAACGCCCTTTTCTGATCAAGGGAAAGAGGTTTGCTTTTGTAATATCGGGGATGGAAGTACTTCCGAAGGACCTTTCTGGGAAGCAATGAACGCTGCCGGGGTAACACAAATCCCCCTGGTGGTTTCCGTTTTTGATGATGGTTATGCGATTTCAGTACCCAGAAGCGTACAGACGGTAAAGGATAGCATTTCCCGTGCTCTCAGGGGATTTCAAAAAGAAGAAGGCACCAACGGAATCGAAATTTACCGGGTCAACGGATGGGATTATATTGCTCTTTGCAAAGTGTATCAGGAAGCCGTGGGGGTCTCCAGAGCAACTCATACCCCTGCCTTGATTCATGTAGATGAACTCACCCAACCCCAGGGCCACTCTACATCAGGCTCACACGAGCGATACAAGTCTAAAGAAAGGCTGGAGTGGGAACGTGAATATGATTGTAATTTGCAATTCCGCCAGTGGATCATCAACAATGAAATTGCTGACGAAGAAGCTTTGTTCAACCTGGAAAACAAAGCACTGAAGGAAGCGAAGTTAGCTAAGGACAATGCCTGGAAAGCTTACCACGAACCGATAAAAAGAAACCGTGAAGCTTTAAAAGTTATTTACACCTCCATCGCGGAAAAATACCCGGTGCAGGAAGTGCAGGATATTCGCAATGAGCTGGAGACACTCATCAATCCTGTTCGTGTTGAAATAGTGCGCAATATTAAAAAGATGCTCTTTTTGCTGAGAAAAGAGACCCTGGATGAAAAAGACCGACTCGTTGCATTCCTCCGGGAAGTTGATGAGCGCATGGCCCGTAGGTATCATTCACACCTCTACAGTGAAACAAACAGGTCAGCGTTAAAGGTTCCGGTGGTCGAAGCCCGGTACTCAGATGAATCTCCCCTGCTCAACGGTTATGAAGTACTCAACAGGTTTTTTGACAAAACCCTTCAAAACAGAAAGGAAGTTTATTCTTTTGGAGAAGATGTAGGGGTGATCGGAGGCGTAAATCAGGGCTTCGCCGGGTTGCAGGAAAAATTCGGAGCACACCGCGTTTTTGACACGTCCATTCGCGAATGGACGATTATCGGGCAAGCCATAGGCATGGCGATGCGGGGGTTGCGCCCCATTGCTGAGATCCAATACCTGGATTACCTCATTTATGCTTATTCTCCTCTTTCCGACGACCTGGCCACGTTGCGATACAGGACCAATAATATACAAATGGCTCCGGCCATCATCCGCACACGCGGTCACCGGCTTGAAGGAATCTGGCATTCCGGCTCACCCATGAGTTTGTTGCTCGGAGGATTGAGAGGAATATATATCCTTACCCCAAGAAATATGGTACAGGCAGCAGGCATGTACAATACCATGCTCGAGTCTGATGACCCGGCGATATTGATCGAATGCCTTAATGGTTACCGACTCAAGGAAAAATTGCCTGATAATTACGATACTTTTACGGTGCCTCTGGGAATCCCCGAAGTACTGGAGCAGGGAACAGATGTTACGCTCGTAACCTACGGTTCCTGCGTGAGGATCGCGCAGGAAGCTATCGAAATGCTAAAAAAACTGGATATCTCGGTAGAATTGATAGATGTTCAAACTTTATTACCTTTTGATATTGAACATCGCATTGTTGAATCGTTGAAAAAAACCAACCGGATCGTTTTCCTGGACGAGGATGTGCCGGGCGGGGCCGCAGCCTATATGATGCAACATGTGCTCGAGGAACAAAAAGGATATTTTCACCTGGACGCTCAGCCGAGAACCATTACGGCCCAGGCACATCGCCCGGCTTATGCTTCTGATGGGGATTATTATTCCAAACCCAATCCGGATGATGTTTATGAAGTAATTTTGGAAATGATGCTCGAGGCAGAACCTGAAAGGTTCTAA
- a CDS encoding M48 family metalloprotease, whose translation MLMSEKQEIAMGAASDPSIIAGFGLYPNDEIQAFINQKGQEMARISHRSNLNYEFKVLDSPVVNAFALPGGYVYFTRGILAHFNNEAEFAGVLGHEIGHITARHSAKQYSKQVVGQLGLIVGMVVSEEFAKYADVANTGLGLLFLKFGRDAESQSDQLGVEYSTKIGYDAHEMAGFFQTLNRLSGGPENRIPVFTSTHPDPVDRHDKTDAAATQWQQKDSHTRYAVNRNEYLRMIEGIVYGEDPRQGFVENNIFYHPELKFEFPVPGNWAVQNTPSQVQMAPEDGKALMILSLAPGNSLGAAADSTLVQFGLTQISRKNLSVNGFSAIEMIADQTHDQQQQPLPQEQQIRTLTYLIQYNGMIYKFIGLSLKTDFSAYENHFMRTMNNFKTLTDQSKINKQPERIRIQTITSNGTLKDALRALNQPSDRHEELSILNGMELTDPVTRGMLIKTIGQ comes from the coding sequence ATGCTAATGTCTGAAAAGCAGGAAATTGCCATGGGAGCCGCATCGGATCCATCCATTATAGCCGGTTTTGGATTGTATCCCAACGATGAAATTCAGGCTTTTATCAATCAAAAAGGGCAGGAAATGGCCAGAATTTCCCATCGCTCCAACCTGAATTACGAATTTAAAGTCTTAGACTCTCCTGTTGTAAATGCTTTTGCTCTTCCCGGAGGTTATGTTTATTTTACCCGTGGCATCCTGGCTCATTTTAATAATGAAGCCGAATTCGCCGGTGTCCTGGGGCATGAAATCGGGCACATTACAGCCCGCCACTCTGCCAAACAATACAGCAAGCAGGTCGTTGGGCAGCTGGGACTGATCGTTGGGATGGTCGTATCCGAAGAATTCGCCAAATATGCTGATGTGGCCAATACAGGATTGGGGCTGTTATTTTTGAAATTCGGCCGTGATGCTGAAAGCCAATCCGACCAGCTCGGGGTGGAATATTCCACCAAAATCGGCTATGACGCCCATGAAATGGCTGGTTTTTTTCAGACCCTGAACAGGTTGAGCGGAGGCCCTGAAAACAGGATACCCGTTTTCACTTCCACTCACCCTGACCCTGTGGACAGGCATGATAAAACGGATGCCGCAGCCACCCAATGGCAACAAAAAGATTCCCATACCCGCTATGCAGTGAACAGGAATGAGTACCTGCGCATGATCGAAGGCATTGTTTACGGAGAAGACCCCCGCCAGGGATTTGTGGAAAACAATATCTTTTATCATCCTGAGCTGAAATTTGAATTCCCTGTGCCGGGAAACTGGGCAGTGCAAAATACCCCTTCGCAAGTGCAGATGGCCCCTGAAGACGGCAAGGCTCTTATGATACTCTCACTGGCTCCGGGAAATTCCCTGGGCGCCGCTGCCGACAGTACTTTGGTCCAGTTTGGGCTGACACAGATCAGTCGCAAAAACCTATCGGTCAACGGTTTTTCCGCTATTGAAATGATCGCCGATCAAACCCATGACCAGCAGCAACAACCATTGCCGCAGGAGCAACAAATCAGAACACTGACTTACCTCATTCAATACAATGGGATGATCTATAAATTTATCGGGCTTAGTCTTAAAACAGACTTTTCTGCTTATGAAAATCATTTCATGCGCACCATGAATAATTTTAAGACCCTTACCGATCAAAGTAAAATCAACAAACAACCCGAGAGGATCCGCATCCAGACCATCACCTCCAACGGAACGCTGAAGGATGCTCTACGTGCCCTTAACCAACCCAGTGACCGACATGAAGAGCTCTCTATCCTTAACGGAATGGAACTCACCGATCCTGTGACCAGGGGCATGCTGATCAAAACAATCGGGCAGTAG
- a CDS encoding 2,3-bisphosphoglycerate-independent phosphoglycerate mutase gives MSDQRVILIILDGWGHGPKPEVSAIAQANTPFVDGLYKKYPSSELVTFGEQVGLPEGQMGNSEVGHMNIGAGRVVYQELARINKTIREDQMRHNEALKRAFQIAKSKGVALHLFGLVSDGGVHSHIKHLEALCDIAHQEGVKEVFIHAFLDGRDTDPHSGLGFLEELIRHNDGKTAKLASVIGRYYAMDRDKRWERVKLAYDLMVKGEGVQSDDVLKTLQESYDAGVTDEFVKPIFCGGENAKIKDGDVALCFNFRTDRPREISLVLTQKDMPEFGMKKLDLEYFTMTRYDDTFKNIQVLFEKDNLTNTLGEILSKNNKTQVRIAETEKYPHVTFFFSGGRESEFEGESRIMIPSPKVATYDLQPEMSAAGITDAIIAEIEAHKPDFICLNYANTDMVGHTGVFEAAMKAAETVDGCVQRLITTTLANGYDAIVIADHGNSDYMVNEDGTPNTAHTMNPVPFILVSQRAGQYIVKNGKLADIAPTILTLLDVEIPKEMDGEVLIKKS, from the coding sequence ATGTCAGATCAACGCGTAATTTTAATCATTCTCGACGGATGGGGCCACGGGCCTAAACCGGAAGTAAGTGCCATTGCACAAGCCAATACTCCCTTTGTGGACGGGCTGTATAAAAAATACCCCAGTTCAGAACTTGTAACTTTTGGAGAACAGGTCGGTTTGCCTGAAGGACAGATGGGCAACTCCGAAGTGGGCCACATGAATATCGGTGCCGGAAGGGTCGTTTACCAGGAACTGGCCCGGATCAACAAGACGATTCGGGAGGATCAGATGAGACATAATGAAGCGCTAAAAAGGGCATTTCAAATCGCAAAATCAAAAGGCGTTGCCTTGCACCTTTTTGGCCTGGTTTCCGATGGAGGAGTCCATTCTCACATCAAACATCTCGAAGCGCTTTGCGATATTGCCCACCAAGAAGGGGTTAAAGAGGTATTTATCCATGCCTTTTTGGATGGCCGCGACACTGATCCTCATAGCGGATTGGGTTTCCTGGAAGAACTTATCAGGCACAATGATGGAAAAACCGCGAAACTCGCCAGCGTTATCGGACGCTATTACGCGATGGATCGCGACAAGCGATGGGAGCGCGTCAAGCTGGCTTACGACCTTATGGTCAAAGGAGAAGGGGTGCAATCGGATGATGTCCTAAAGACACTTCAGGAAAGTTATGACGCAGGAGTGACCGACGAATTTGTGAAACCCATTTTCTGTGGTGGTGAGAATGCAAAGATCAAAGACGGTGATGTCGCCCTGTGTTTCAATTTCAGGACTGACCGCCCGCGTGAAATTTCGCTGGTACTAACGCAGAAGGATATGCCGGAATTTGGCATGAAGAAACTGGATCTCGAGTATTTTACCATGACCCGATATGACGATACCTTCAAAAACATCCAGGTGCTTTTTGAAAAAGACAACCTGACCAATACCCTGGGAGAAATTCTTTCCAAAAACAATAAAACCCAGGTGCGCATTGCCGAAACCGAAAAATACCCGCATGTGACCTTTTTCTTTTCGGGCGGCAGGGAAAGTGAATTTGAAGGCGAAAGCCGCATCATGATCCCTTCGCCCAAAGTAGCTACTTATGATCTTCAGCCTGAAATGAGTGCTGCAGGCATCACAGACGCCATTATTGCGGAAATTGAAGCCCATAAACCTGATTTTATCTGCCTGAATTATGCCAATACGGACATGGTGGGACATACTGGCGTCTTCGAAGCTGCCATGAAAGCCGCTGAAACGGTTGACGGCTGTGTCCAAAGGCTCATTACCACTACCCTGGCCAATGGTTACGATGCCATCGTCATCGCCGATCACGGCAACTCCGACTATATGGTCAATGAAGACGGAACGCCCAACACGGCGCATACCATGAACCCGGTACCTTTTATTCTGGTCAGCCAAAGAGCCGGTCAGTATATCGTAAAAAATGGCAAGCTGGCCGATATTGCGCCAACCATCCTGACGCTTTTAGATGTTGAAATTCCAAAGGAAATGGATGGGGAGGTACTGATCAAAAAGAGTTGA